Proteins encoded within one genomic window of Oryza glaberrima chromosome 12, OglaRS2, whole genome shotgun sequence:
- the LOC127756805 gene encoding GEM-like protein 5 translates to MDGKDSTTTPAPAPAPAPAPAAEPQTTGNAPPPPPQQQQQQPEAAKWGTRQMGPPAAPGAHPENQQAARWTAARGDQELPPYVIMGEAAAAPLRGRPERGDSPMEHILDFFNTWSRKAEELASNIWFNLKTAPSMSDAAMGKLSLGAKALSEGGFDKLYKQTFAGAGADERLRKTFACYLSTATGPVAGTLYLTDRSVAFCSDRPLSFAAPSGQTAWSYYKVMIPVAKVAAAEPVTMKESPPEKYVHVVTVDSHDFWFMGFVSYDKAVHHLVQAVSSQQRGGAAADTAAAVPGDGK, encoded by the exons ATGGACGGCAAggactccaccaccacccccgcccctgccccggctccggctccggcgccggcggcagagCCTCAGACGACGGggaacgcgccgccgccgccgccgcagcagcagcagcagcagccggaggCGGCGAAGTGGGGGACGAGGCAGATgggcccgccggcggcgcccggggCGCACCCGGAGAACCAGCAGGCggcgcggtggacggcggcgaggggcgacCAGGAGCTCCCGCCCTACGTCATcatgggcgaggcggcggcggcgccgctgcgggGGCGGCCGGAGAGAGGGGACAGCCCGATGGAGCACATCCTCGACTTCTTCAACACCTGGAGCCGCAAGGCCGAGGAGCTCGCCTCCAACATCTGGTTCAACC TGAAGACGGCGCCGTCGATGTCGGACGCGGCGATGGGGAAGCTGAGCCTGGGAGCGAAGGCCCTCAGCGAGGGCGGCTTCGACAAGCTCTACAAGCAGacgttcgccggcgccggcgccgacgagcggcTGAGGAAGACGTTCGCCTGCTACctctcgacggcgacgggcccCGTCGCCGGCACGCTGTACCTGACCGACCGGAGCGTCGCGTTCTGCAGCGACCGGCCGCTCTCCTTCGCGGCGCCCTCGGGGCAGACGGCGTGGAGCTACTACAAGGTGATGATCCCGGTGgccaaggtcgccgccgccgagccggtgACGATGAAGGAGAGCCCGCCGGAGAAGTACGTGCACGTCGTGACGGTGGACTCGCATGACTTCTGGTTCATGGGGTTCGTTAGCTATGACAAGGCCGTGCACCACCTCGTCCAGGCCGTCTCCTCCCAGCaacgtggcggcgccgccgctgacacggccgccgccgtccccggaGACGGCAAGTGA
- the LOC127756319 gene encoding uncharacterized protein LOC127756319 gives MVASCGSDGTGGQGNGGGSWTRNRGNATAPDARIGVGDATDLPQGAAVPRSPPACQGLGNIEDVWNHSTKLAGQGFRCGYCRFTNKGGGATRLREHLGGITGEVRSCNTVPPNMRHAMREGRQLSRKRKREREHKKLCLERELMQGLNGGEEVIDLGSDEEGQVQMAIRNSLRDKNLSRAIERRRGSGSSVRVSLGKKSITAYFDKDLARSKVSLQPRIDTVLLEGSREKLGQAWAKWFHANDIAGLKADCPYFCAAMKLTQQLGATAQIPTANGIDGEYLQANFEEAEHSLEQFKQDWKQYGVTVMCDSWTGPTGMAIINFMVYCNARMFFHKSIDVSAHKQSADFIYEEIRKVVVEEIGPQLVVQIVTDNGSNYKKACERLVAQYKHIFWQPCAAHTINLMLKDIAKFQRVNNVVASAKLICRFFYNHNRLHDEMKRMIDGELIRPNATRFGTVFMFLQSFLDKKDKLRKWMVSKDWKESDWTDDESYDYTEACLTSSTWWSALEWVVGAVKPLYLVLRYADTQKNCTLPSFKTRMMAAIHAMEAQLGGGSRQFQAFMSKVTKRVCKMETNTLMVVAAVLDPDTHYKYNSSKNPVYALALTDALEKMAETPDDAVQVLGGSNLEEKFLPYKIFDEENPIWDWLDKSTDEVGPSLIGMYQSFERDFATGGNRKGRRARVDVEGEEIEFEESEAGDEEDEFDDASSGGEDDNNHDDGIDELTANNDDNCDEHIGTSTWVDQDELVRTSTRVDQDIEASAGSGRLKRKKRRIQSLYMRE, from the exons ATGGTGGCGTCGTGCGGCAGCGATGGCACCGGTGGTCaaggcaatggcggcggcagtTGGACGAGGAACAGGGGCAACGCAACAGCACCAGATGCACGCATTGGTGTTGGTGATGCTACCGATTTGCCACAAGGAGCTGCGGTGCCACGATCTCCACCAGCTTGCCAAG GTCTAGGAAACATTGAAGATGTGTGGAATCATAGCACAAAGCTTGCTGGCCAGGGCTTTAGATGTGGGTATTGTAGGTTCACAAACAAAGGTGGAGGTGCAACCCGACTAAGGGAGCATCTTGGTGGTATAACAGGCGAAGTGAGGTCATGCAACACTGTGCCCCCGAATATGCGGCATGCAATGAGGGAGGGTCGACAGTTgtcaaggaaaaggaaaagagagagagaacataAAAAACTCTGCTTGGAGAGAGAGCTTATGCAAGGGCTAAATGGTGGAGAAGAGGTGATTGATCTTGGAAGTGATGAAGAAGGGCAAGTTCAGATGGCAATAAGAAACTCATTGAGAGATAAGAACCTTTCTCGTGCAATAGAAAGAAGGCGTGGGAGTGGGAGTAGTGTCCGTGTTTCTCTTGGTAAAAAGAGTATCACTGCCTACTTTGATAAGGACTTGGCACGCAGCAAAGTATCCTTGCAGCCTAGGATTGACACTGTTCTTTTGGAGGGATCTAGAGAGAAATTGGGCCAAGCTTGGGCAAAGTGGTTCCATGCGAACGACATTGCTGGGTTGAAAGCTGATTGTCCGTACTTCTGTGCTGCAATGAAACTTACTCAACAACTGGGCGCTACAGCACAAATTCCTACTGCCAATGGAATTGATGGGGAATATTTGCAAGCAAACTTTGAGGAAGCAGAACATTCTCTTGAACAGTTCAAGCAAGACTGGAAGCAATATGGTGTGACTGTTATGTGTGACTCATGGACAGGACCTACTGGCATGGCTATCATCAACTTCATGGTGTACTGTAATGCACGCATGTTCTTCCATAAGTCTATTGATGTATCTGCTCACAAGCAAAGCGCAG ATTTTATATATGAAGAGATTAGAAAGGTTGTTGTTGAGGAGATTGGCCCTCAACTGGTTGTCCAAATCGTCACAGACAATGGGTCAAACTACAAGAAAGCATGTGAGAGGCTTGTTGCACAGTATAAGCATATCTTTTGGCAACCATGTGCTGCTCACACTATCAACCTCATGCTAAAAGACATTGCTAAGTTTCAGAGGGTTAATAATGTTGTTGCAAGTGCCAAGTTGATCTGTAGGTTCTTTTACAACCATAACAGGTTACATGATGAGATGAAGAGGATGATCGATGGGGAGTTAATAAGGCCCAATGCTACGCGTTTTGGAACTGTGTTCATGTTTCTACAGAGTTTTCTTGACAAGAAAGACAAGCTCCGAAAATGGATGGTTTCAAAAGATTGGAAAGAAAGTGATTGGACAGATGATGAGAGCTATGACTACACTGAAGCATGCTTGACAAGCAGTACATGGTGGTCAGCACTGGAGTGGGTAGTAGGTGCAGTGAAGCCACTCTATTTGGTGCTGCGATATGCTGATACACAAAAGAATTGTACACTCCCTAGTTTCAAGACAAGAATGATGGCAGCCATACATGCAATGGAAGCTCAGCTTGGTGGAGGGTCACGTCAATTCCAAGCATTCATGAGTAAGGTGACCAAAAGAGTTTGCAAGATGGAAACAAATACACTAATGGTTGTAG CTGCTGTTCTTGATCCGGATACTCACTATAAGTACAACTCTAGCAAAAATCCTGTATATGCTTTGGCGCTAACAGATGCTTTGGAGAAGATGGCAGAGACACCCGATGATGCCGTTCAG GTGCTTGGTGGTTCCAATTTGGAGGAGAAGTTCCTACCTTACAAAA TATTTGATGAGGAAAATCCAATATGGGACTGGTTGGATAAGTCCACTGATGAAGTAGGCCCTTCTTTGATTGGAATGTATCAGAGCTTTGAGAGGGATTTTGCTACTGGTGGTAATAGGAAAGGGAGGAGGGCAAGAGTGGATGTGGAGGGTGAGGAGATTGAGTTTGAGGAAAGTGAAGCTGGGGATGAAGAGGATGAATTTGATGACGCCTCATCTGGTGGTGAAGATGATAACAATCATGATGATGGTATTGATGAACTCACTGCTAATAATGATGACAATTGTGATGAGCATATAGGAACCTCAACATGGGTTGACCAAGATGAGCTTGTGAGAACATCAACCAGGGTTGATCAAGACATAGAAGCTTCAGCTGGATCTGGACGACTCAAGCGAAAGAAGAGGAGAATCCAGAGCCTCTACATGAGAGAGTAG